In a single window of the Litorilituus sediminis genome:
- a CDS encoding 23S rRNA (adenine(2030)-N(6))-methyltransferase RlmJ — protein sequence MLSYRHSFHAGNFADVIKHIVLVEILEHLIKKDSPFDYIDTHSGAGIYDLWNPDSQKLQEYTEGVGKLDFNELPELEKYYQVIRSLNKFDAIDIYPGSPSIANFYLRRQDRGWLFELHPKDYDLLSNNFSDKKNMRVHHKDGYDGLNALVPPISRRGLVLIDPSYEIKSEYHLVIDRVIKAHKKFSNGIYAIWYPVVDRHSITRMEEELIKSGIRDIQRFELGISDDSSQRGMTSSGMIVINPPWRLFEKMSQLLPKIASIITQVNRPIYKCEIIVDE from the coding sequence TTGTTAAGCTATCGTCACTCATTTCATGCAGGTAATTTTGCTGATGTTATTAAGCATATAGTTTTAGTGGAAATTCTTGAACATCTTATTAAAAAGGATTCTCCATTTGATTATATCGACACTCATTCTGGAGCTGGCATTTACGACCTTTGGAATCCTGATTCGCAGAAGTTACAGGAATATACTGAAGGTGTTGGGAAATTAGATTTTAATGAACTCCCTGAGCTTGAAAAGTATTACCAAGTTATACGCTCCCTTAATAAATTTGACGCTATAGATATCTACCCAGGGTCGCCGTCTATCGCCAATTTTTATCTTCGACGCCAAGATAGAGGGTGGTTGTTTGAGCTACACCCAAAGGATTACGATCTTTTAAGCAACAACTTTTCCGACAAAAAAAATATGAGAGTTCACCATAAGGACGGATATGACGGTCTTAATGCATTGGTTCCACCAATCAGTAGGCGGGGTCTTGTTTTAATCGATCCATCCTATGAGATTAAATCTGAATACCACTTGGTAATTGACCGTGTAATTAAGGCACATAAAAAATTTAGCAATGGCATTTATGCCATTTGGTATCCTGTTGTTGATAGGCACTCCATTACAAGAATGGAGGAAGAACTAATTAAAAGCGGCATCAGAGATATTCAACGATTTGAACTGGGTATATCTGATGACTCATCACAAAGAGGGATGACGTCTTCAGGGATGATCGTAATAAATCCTCCATGGAGGCTCTTCGAAAAGATGTCTCAGCTGCTTCCTAAGATTGCCTCTATAATCACACAAGTTAACAGGCCTATTTACAAATGTGAGATCATAGTCGATGAGTAA
- a CDS encoding DUF1801 domain-containing protein — translation MATENKTQPTSVCPLAFIATVENKRRREDALVALELFKKITSLAPIMWGSSIIGFGRYHYKYDSGREGTMLAVGFSPRKANLAFYLGDKFAGAAELYAKLGKYKRSVACLYINKLADVDLNVLSEIIRRDFDNTVQADRTNTS, via the coding sequence ATGGCGACAGAAAACAAAACCCAACCTACATCAGTTTGCCCGTTAGCGTTTATTGCTACAGTTGAAAATAAGCGCCGTCGTGAAGATGCGTTAGTTGCTCTTGAGCTATTTAAAAAAATTACCTCATTAGCCCCGATAATGTGGGGGTCATCTATTATAGGTTTTGGCAGGTATCACTATAAGTATGATAGCGGCAGAGAGGGTACAATGTTGGCAGTAGGCTTTTCACCAAGAAAAGCTAATCTGGCATTTTACCTTGGTGATAAATTCGCAGGCGCTGCAGAGCTATATGCCAAACTGGGAAAGTACAAGCGGTCGGTGGCTTGTCTGTATATTAATAAGCTGGCAGACGTTGATCTTAACGTTTTGTCAGAAATAATCAGGCGTGATTTTGACAATACCGTGCAGGCTGATCGTACAAATACGAGCTAA
- a CDS encoding GNAT family N-acetyltransferase: MNIDNEKTEDIDGISKVIYKAFENHPHHQAGALPTEHLIVEKLRVQGALSLSLLAKIDNEIVGHIAFSPVEISGKALKWFGLGPVSVAPNMQGQGIGSKLINEGIKQLRALGAKGVVLLGEPEYYRRFGFKAYPQLSYAGVPAEYFLALALKDTPLPSGEVNYHKAFT; encoded by the coding sequence ATGAATATAGATAACGAAAAAACTGAAGATATAGATGGCATAAGCAAAGTTATCTATAAAGCATTTGAAAACCACCCTCACCATCAAGCGGGCGCACTGCCAACAGAGCATCTCATTGTTGAAAAGCTGCGCGTACAAGGTGCATTAAGCCTTTCTTTGTTAGCCAAGATTGATAATGAAATTGTTGGTCATATTGCTTTTTCACCTGTAGAAATTTCAGGTAAAGCACTGAAATGGTTTGGCTTAGGGCCAGTATCTGTTGCTCCGAATATGCAAGGGCAAGGTATTGGTAGCAAACTTATTAATGAAGGGATAAAGCAGCTAAGAGCACTTGGAGCAAAAGGTGTGGTATTACTTGGCGAGCCTGAATATTATAGGCGCTTTGGTTTTAAAGCCTACCCGCAGTTAAGCTATGCGGGTGTGCCAGCAGAATATTTCCTGGCGCTAGCCCTAAAAGACACACCATTGCCCTCAGGTGAAGTAAACTACCACAAGGCCTTTACTTAG